A genomic region of Gemmatimonadota bacterium contains the following coding sequences:
- a CDS encoding D-glucuronyl C5-epimerase family protein, with the protein MTRADASAPRVEIPESVPGAPIGVGARLRYWRRIFSAYGGSRQSHLTFWHGTPQVNERARAGTVDEYWQRFTVKADYPGPRDARGIPMLDYHGHVGLQYNPIAIAQYGLGNYNRWRQEDDPDRKQRFLDVADWLVDNLEPNAAGVAVWNHRFDWEYRTPLKNPWYSCLSQGQGISLLVRAHKVTEEQRYLDAARAAFESFTLHIDEGGVQVLDDGHVWFEETVVKPPTHILNGFMWAAWGLYDLWLHDGDARAGALWQASIETLHAHLPRFDIGYWSLYDQAGTALSNAASGFYHALHVVQLRIMHRLTDDARFLAWAERWDGYRRSPLKRRRAWLHKALFKLRYY; encoded by the coding sequence ATGACGCGCGCGGACGCGAGCGCCCCGCGCGTGGAGATCCCCGAGAGCGTCCCCGGGGCCCCGATCGGGGTAGGGGCGCGCCTGCGCTACTGGCGTCGCATCTTCTCGGCGTACGGCGGAAGCCGCCAGAGCCACCTCACGTTCTGGCACGGCACGCCGCAGGTGAACGAGCGCGCCCGGGCGGGGACGGTGGACGAGTACTGGCAGCGCTTCACGGTCAAGGCGGATTACCCGGGCCCGCGCGACGCGCGCGGCATCCCGATGCTGGACTACCATGGGCACGTGGGTCTGCAGTACAACCCCATCGCGATCGCGCAGTATGGTCTGGGCAACTACAACCGCTGGCGTCAGGAGGACGACCCGGACCGCAAGCAGCGCTTCCTGGACGTGGCGGATTGGCTGGTGGACAATCTCGAACCCAACGCCGCCGGTGTCGCGGTCTGGAATCACCGCTTCGACTGGGAGTACCGGACGCCGCTCAAGAACCCCTGGTATTCCTGTCTCAGCCAGGGGCAGGGCATCAGCCTGCTCGTGCGTGCGCACAAGGTCACGGAGGAGCAGCGCTACCTCGACGCGGCCCGCGCCGCGTTCGAGAGCTTCACGCTGCACATCGACGAGGGCGGCGTGCAGGTCCTCGACGACGGACACGTCTGGTTCGAGGAGACCGTGGTCAAGCCGCCCACCCACATCCTGAACGGCTTCATGTGGGCGGCGTGGGGCCTGTACGACCTCTGGCTCCACGACGGCGACGCGCGCGCGGGCGCGCTCTGGCAGGCATCGATCGAGACGCTGCATGCCCATCTGCCCCGCTTCGACATCGGGTACTGGTCGCTCTACGATCAGGCCGGGACGGCGCTCAGCAATGCCGCCAGCGGCTTCTACCACGCCCTCCACGTCGTCCAGTTGCGCATCATGCACCGACTCACGGACGATGCCCGCTTCCTGGCCTGGGCCGAGCGCTGGGACGGCTACCGCAGGAGCCCGCTGAAGCGGCGTCGGGCCTGGCTGCACAAGGCGCTCTTCAAGCTGCGCTACTACTGA